The genomic region ACCACAAAAGTAGTGACATTACGCCAGCCCAAATTGCCATTACTCGAAACCTAATTATTACACCACTCACTTTTTACCCCTTACTTTTGTGACAGCTGCTACCACTGGCTTTGGAGATCTAAATTGAGGAAATAATGGTGCTATTAAAAGTAGCAAAGCCATGAACCACCACACTACAACGTATGAGATATGTTGCCAATAAAATCCTGGAATCTTCTGGGATAACTGCGGTGATGGAATCGGTGTAATATTATTTTTTACATTACTAGCCACTTTTTCCGTCTGCAGAATAATATATCCATCATATAAAAATGGATTTTCTTTACTTACAACTAATGAAGGATCTATTCGGGGTAATTGCCCAAGCTTGGCAAAGGCTCGGTCAACATTTTGTCTTGGATATAACCGGCCAGTGATCGCAACTGATGAGTTAATTACCTCTGGTGAGTTTTTTGCAATTTCGCGCACCACCAATATTCCATGGCCGGTACTTAACTTTAGTAATCTGACATCTAAATCAACAATTTCTTCTGGCTCTATTTTTTGATCCAGTGCAACATAACTATTTGTGTAATTACCAGAGGCTGAAACAATTCGATTAACCGCTTTTATCGGCATATTCTTACCAGCGGAGGAGACTTTATCTAATGAAATTAGAGGTTGATCTGGTGTTGGCGCACTTTGCTCATTCATATCCTGAGCACGATGTAGTTGCCACATACCAAGTTCAAAGCTGGTATAGATTAAAAGTAGCCAGGTAATTA from Candidatus Nanopelagicus abundans harbors:
- a CDS encoding SURF1 family cytochrome oxidase biogenesis protein codes for the protein MKVAKKLLVVITWLLLIYTSFELGMWQLHRAQDMNEQSAPTPDQPLISLDKVSSAGKNMPIKAVNRIVSASGNYTNSYVALDQKIEPEEIVDLDVRLLKLSTGHGILVVREIAKNSPEVINSSVAITGRLYPRQNVDRAFAKLGQLPRIDPSLVVSKENPFLYDGYIILQTEKVASNVKNNITPIPSPQLSQKIPGFYWQHISYVVVWWFMALLLLIAPLFPQFRSPKPVVAAVTKVRGKK